The nucleotide sequence GGCTCGGCTTCTACTGGAGCTACGAGAGTTGCCTTCAGGCAACTCCCAATGATGCCGCCGGTGTGTCTGTGGAATTCATTCAAAAGATGTCCAACTACGTTCACAACCACGGACAGGAGCTGATTTGGATTCCTACGATTGGGAACAGGGATGTGACATACTTGCGTAAGGATGCCTTCGACGGAATACTCAAAATCGGAGGCTACTTTGATTATGTCTTTGTTCAGCCAAACTATTATCAGAACAGCGATTGTATAAAGGAGATCAACGGCACCAAACAAACGTTTCCATACTCGTACGATAAGCTTGTCGAGAGAATTCAGTTCATTCATGGAGAACTTACCGAGAAAATCAAGGAACAAAACTACCACACAGTGGTCTCAATAGAGATGGAAGCGGACAGGACAGTCCTGGGCATTCCGTGTGGGTATTCAGGCAAATGTCCCGAAAACATGGCGTGCGACCGCAACCTCAAAACCTGCTATGAGAACTGCAGGGAGCACCAGTATGAAAAAGCAATAAACTACGCCTTGAATTACATGAGAGCACTGCACGACACCGGATGGAAACCATCTGACCTGGCTTACTACTTCAGCACTGACCTCAAAGTGATAGACGCACTCCAAGAACGTTGCCGGAGGGAACTCAATGAACCGTACGTTTAAAACCATCGTCATCCTGTTCCTCTTCCTCACTCTCTTTTCCAAAGCGGTGGTTTCAGACGTCTATAACGTTCGGTACTCCGTCATCTCCAACGGAAGCGACGCTTTTATTCCCCTCCTCATTCTCACTTATGAACCATACTGTCCTCCCCTCTCGGGAATCAACTGCGCCAACGCAACCACCGGGGAGGTTCTTGGGGGAGAGGAACATCTCTTCTACTTCAATGACTCCCAGCTCTACATTCTCAACTTCACGCCTGCGTTCAGAGCCCTTTACCCAAACTATAGCACTCTCCTTGACCAGTCTCTTAACGGCGCGCGCTTCATAAACGGAAGCTGGTACCTGGACCTCACGTTCTACCCTCCGATGACTCATGTCCATGGCATCTACCTCTTCAATCCAAAAAACTTATGCATTGAGCCGGTCAATGTTAGCTGGCTTAAGCTCCCAAGGGGAAAAATCAGCGACGAGATAAACGGCTGGAGAATAGTGCTTCAGTCCCCGAGCTTTCAAAAATGGGACTACGCGAACGTGAGCGACGTGTGGGTCACGATGAGCAGAAAAGCATTGAAGTGGTCTCCCAGACCGACCGAGGTCGTCAATTTGAGCGTTTTTCCGATTTACTTCATCCTCAAAAAGGAGGGCCACGTGAAGAACATCACCCTCGTTTACCTTAACATGAACGTTACAAGGGACGACTTCGTCCCGCCGAACACTCCCGTTCCAGGCTACTGGTTCCCGGGCGATGTTAAAATCGTCAACGTAACGGTCTGCAAATCGGCGATTGCCACACCAGAGAACACGACCGGTAGGACTAATATCACCTCTTCAAATATGATCAACA is from Thermococcus celericrescens and encodes:
- a CDS encoding DUF4855 domain-containing protein gives rise to the protein GINYTGNGYDDGLRMALWLSSRVGSMNYYVPIPFYKYGSKKPRDNPSKGFNNSYWKDWIDGVLSVVDSNRLGFYWSYESCLQATPNDAAGVSVEFIQKMSNYVHNHGQELIWIPTIGNRDVTYLRKDAFDGILKIGGYFDYVFVQPNYYQNSDCIKEINGTKQTFPYSYDKLVERIQFIHGELTEKIKEQNYHTVVSIEMEADRTVLGIPCGYSGKCPENMACDRNLKTCYENCREHQYEKAINYALNYMRALHDTGWKPSDLAYYFSTDLKVIDALQERCRRELNEPYV